In Bradysia coprophila strain Holo2 unplaced genomic scaffold, BU_Bcop_v1 contig_24, whole genome shotgun sequence, one genomic interval encodes:
- the LOC119077932 gene encoding 40S ribosomal protein S27 — MPLAKDLLHPLPAEEKKKHKLKRLVQHPKSYFMDVKCPGCFKITTVFSHAQGVVVCAGCSTILCQPTGGRAKLTEGSSFRKKPY; from the exons ATGCCG CTCGCTAAAGATTTACTTCACCCATTACCAGCCGAAGAAAAGAAGAAGCACAAACTAAAACGTTTGGTGCAACATCCAAAGTCCTATTTCATGGATGTCAAGTGCCCCGGCTGCTTTAAGATCACAACCGTTTTCAGCCATGCCCAAGGCGTCGTTGTCTGCGCTGGATGCTCGACAATTTTGTGTCAACCGACTGGTGGACGTGCAAAACTAACAGAAG GTTCTTCATTCAGAAAGAAGCCATACTAA
- the LOC119077919 gene encoding isatin hydrolase-like isoform X2, with translation MDYANVSRNGFIYSAYSFCMGEHGGTHLDAPIHFNRNGWTLDQIPLANLIDVPAVLIDVENDVNALVRPHEFVFGLSHIEAHEKSHGTIRSGSVVLVHTGWSKFWPDKIKYLGWDNATESLNFPVEMLIKARQINGIGLDTASVDPGANQAFSTHVLLAKEQIFSLENVANLRTLLSETKSNCSLRLFILPLNIVGGTGAPARILAYCE, from the exons ATGGATTATGCAAATGTATCGAGGAATGGATTTAT ATATTCCGCTTATTCATTTTGTATGGGCGAGCATGGTGGAACTCATTTGGACGCCCCGATTCATTTCAACCGAAACGGTTGGACACTCGATCAGATTCCACTGGCGAATTTAATTGATGTGCCAGCGGTTTTAATTGATGTGGAAAATGATGTCAATGCACTGGTGAGGCCACACGAATTCGTTTTCGGTTTAAGTCACATTGAAGCACACGAAAAATCGCATGGAACCATACGCAGCGGGTCAGTTGTGTTAGTACACACTGGTTGGTCAAAATTCTGGCcggataaaattaaatatcttGGATGGGACAATGCCACAGagtcattgaattttcccg TGGAAATGTTAATTAAGGCTCGACAAATCAATGGAATTGGTCTGGATACGGCATCGGTTGATCCAGGAGCGAATCAG GCATTCTCAACACATGTACTGTTGGCGAAAgaacaaattttcagtttGGAAAATGTGGCCAACCTTAGAACATTATTGTCAGAAACGAAGTCTAATTGTTCGCTTCGTCTATTCATTCTGCCGTTAAACATTGTCGGAGGAACTGGAGCCCCTGCTCGTATCTTGGCTTACTGCGAATAG
- the LOC119077919 gene encoding isatin hydrolase-like isoform X1, with translation MDYANVSRNGFIYSAYSFCMGEHGGTHLDAPIHFNRNGWTLDQIPLANLIDVPAVLIDVENDVNALVRPHEFVFGLSHIEAHEKSHGTIRSGSVVLVHTGWSKFWPDKIKYLGWDNATESLNFPGLSEKAVEMLIKARQINGIGLDTASVDPGANQAFSTHVLLAKEQIFSLENVANLRTLLSETKSNCSLRLFILPLNIVGGTGAPARILAYCE, from the exons ATGGATTATGCAAATGTATCGAGGAATGGATTTAT ATATTCCGCTTATTCATTTTGTATGGGCGAGCATGGTGGAACTCATTTGGACGCCCCGATTCATTTCAACCGAAACGGTTGGACACTCGATCAGATTCCACTGGCGAATTTAATTGATGTGCCAGCGGTTTTAATTGATGTGGAAAATGATGTCAATGCACTGGTGAGGCCACACGAATTCGTTTTCGGTTTAAGTCACATTGAAGCACACGAAAAATCGCATGGAACCATACGCAGCGGGTCAGTTGTGTTAGTACACACTGGTTGGTCAAAATTCTGGCcggataaaattaaatatcttGGATGGGACAATGCCACAGagtcattgaattttcccg GTCTTTCCGAAAAGGCAGTGGAAATGTTAATTAAGGCTCGACAAATCAATGGAATTGGTCTGGATACGGCATCGGTTGATCCAGGAGCGAATCAG GCATTCTCAACACATGTACTGTTGGCGAAAgaacaaattttcagtttGGAAAATGTGGCCAACCTTAGAACATTATTGTCAGAAACGAAGTCTAATTGTTCGCTTCGTCTATTCATTCTGCCGTTAAACATTGTCGGAGGAACTGGAGCCCCTGCTCGTATCTTGGCTTACTGCGAATAG
- the LOC119077927 gene encoding protein POLR1D-like, which yields MSTNSPKPNKFSIKFNKNPLSANRIPKTGQNEPDSKNVCKEQSTSEDILTKMAVAEILKETSKGAIRAEQVGPSGWLPCPLMKTNKRFLRNTIKSVISHNRSSVNKPKKSNDELDEIIRRGQKRKPKFGERKHCFRRPRPTHDRDRESSTSSRSKGVSGST from the exons ATGTCAACAAACAGTCCAAAACCCAATAAATtctcaattaaattcaataaaaacccTCTGAGTGCGAACCGAATACCGAAGACTGGTCAAAATGAACCAGACAGTAAAAACGTTTGCAAGGAACAATCAACCAGCGAAGACATCTTGACAAA GATGGCCGTCGCAGAAATTCTCAAAGAAACATCTAAAGGGGCAATCAGAGCCGAACAAGTTGGACCTTCCGGCTGGCTACCTTGTCCGCTCATGAAgacaaacaaaagatttttgcGCAACACAATCAAATCGGTGATCAGTCACAATCGATCCAGTGTCAACAAACCAAAGAAATCGAACGATGAATTGGACGAGATTATTCGACGAGGACAGAAAAGAAAACCGAAATTTGGTGAGAGAAAACACTGTTTCAGGCGACCGCGACCTACTCATGACAGAGATCGTGAAAGTAGTACAAGTAGTAGATCGAAAGGAGTGAGTGGCAGTACTTAG
- the LOC119077901 gene encoding glycerophosphodiester phosphodiesterase 1 — MAISFLIKTVKMVYSLFYYASSLISFLCHLLWTLLLIIGGGMPWLIILLILVCIVSKFVALKRSPHLKSFIDKFENVNENDNSCLCWPIANRGSSFDVPENSHFALKSCEKFKCKSILLDLAMTKCGELIVVHKSTIEKGNIYEPIEKITFDSLKNFNISEHHPLGNQFPPEKILSLPNLLTLLEGMDVTVFLLLSSTSSKCIDTVKRVVQSNENFTKKIILCSSSAFAIYQMRKSCPDLVCGLWMDRTPKLENQYILRPKTIIMSLYSAFFQSILAPVIGISVVFIDKNEFNESVKNLWRNAGVHPVVYSVNSPNEKRYFQQVFKTRYLTDTLRSEPQIVVKQSSAYQGTVR, encoded by the exons ATGGCTATATCATTCCTAATCAAAACAGTGAAAATGGTTTACTCTTTATTTTATTACGCCTCgtcattaatttcatttttgtgtcatCTTTTATGGACTCTATTGCTCATCATCGGTGGTGGCATGCCATGGttgataattttgttgattttggtGTGTATCGTATCGAAATTTGTCGCATTGAAGCGAAGTCCGCACTTGAAGAGTTTCATcgataaattcgaaaatgtgaaCGAAAACGACAATAGTTGTTTGTGTTGGCCCATAGCGAATCGAGGAAGTAGTTTTGATGTTCCGGAAAATTCACATTTCGCATTAAAATCG TGTGAAAAGTTCAAATGCAAGTCAATTCTACTGGACCTCGCAATGACAAAATGTGGCGAGTTAATTGTGGTCCATAAATCGACAATCGAAAAGGGGAACATTTATGAACCCATTGAGAAGATCACTTTTGATtcgttgaaaaattttaacatcTCCGAACACCATCCATTAGG CAACCAATTTCCACCAGAGAAAATACTAAGTCTGCCGAATCTATTGACCTTATTGGAAGGAATGGATGTCACAGTGTTTCTACTGCTGTCGTCGACATCATCGAAATGCATCGATACCGTTAAACGAGTCGTtcaatcgaatgaaaattttacgaaaaagaTTATCTTGTGCTCCAGCTCCGCTTTCGCTATTTACCAA ATGCGCAAATCCTGCCCAGATCTAGTTTGTGGTTTATGGATGGATAGAACACCGAAACTGGAAAATCAGTACATCTTACGACCGAAGACAATCATTATGTCCCTATACAGTGCCTTCTTTCAAAGTATTTTGGCACCAGTTATCGGAATCAGTGTTGTGTTCatcgataaaaatgaatttaacga GAGCGTCAAAAACCTGTGGAGAAATGCCGGTGTTCATCCCGTTGTTTATTCAGTAAATTCGCCGAATGAAAAGCGATATTTCCAGCAAGTGTTCAAAACGAGGTATTTAACCGACACTCTGAGATCCGAACCGCAAATTGTCGTCAAACAATCGAGTGCGTATCAAGGTACAGTACGTTAA
- the LOC119077911 gene encoding N-acetylneuraminate lyase-like — translation MEPVKFNYSGLMCPVFSAFANDSKRTIRFDVIDKYAAWLKQKGVNGVLVNGTTGEGVCQRIDERMRSLEEWLKACRKYDLKCMVHIGGTAVANVYDLAEHAEQSGVDAVLCLPELFFKPQCEEDLVDYLKKVAEHCPTRPLFYYHFPAFSKVNLWMPRVCDLAEKEIPTFGGIKFSNSDLNEGTACLKAGRKVFLGSNTVFCGALALGFDSAILVSLNVFPELGQAVYAAVQENRWKDAQAAQEELTRRFNACGTALKTEFNRVNSEFDCGPSRKPLLNLNKN, via the exons ATGGAACCTGTAAAATTCAACTATTCTGGCCTTATGTGTCCAGTCTTCAGTGCATTCGCTAACGATAG CAAACGAACAATTCGATTCGACGTCATTGATAAATATGCTGCCTGGTTGAAGCAGAAAGGAGTGAATGGAGTTTTGGTGAATGGTACAACGGGCGAGGGAGTTTGTCAGCGTATCGACGAAAGAATGCGATCTTTGGAGGAATGGTTGAAAGCGTGTCGGAAATATGATCTGAAATGTATGGTACACATTGGTGGTACGGCCGTAGCAAATGTCTATGATTTGGCCGAACATGCCGAACAGAGTGGTGTGGATGCGGTTTTGTGTTTGCCGGAACTATTTTTTAAACCGCAATGTGAAGAGGATCTGGTCGATTATCTAAAAAAGGTTGCTGAACACTGTCCGACTCGTCCGCTGTTCTATTATCATTTTCCTGCATTCAGTAAAGTAAACT TGTGGATGCCAAGAGTATGCGATTTAGCCGAAAAAGAAATCCCAACTTTCGGAGGCATTAAATTCAGTAACAGCGATCTGAACGAAGGTACAGCGTGTCTGAAAGCCGGTCGAAAAGTGTTTCTTGGATCGAACACAGTCTTTTGCGGTGCGTTAGCATTGGGATTCGATTCAGCTATATTGGTGTCGTTGAATGTATTCCCCGAATTGGGGCAGGCGGTGTACGCAGCGGTGCAAGAAAATCGTTGGAAAGATGCACAAGCCGCTCAGGAAGAGTTAACAAGACGGTTCAATGCATGTGGAACGGCATTGAAGACCGAATTCAATCGTGTCAACAGTGAGTTTGATTGTGGACCGTCACGGAAACCATTGTTGAACTTGAACAagaattaa
- the LOC119077913 gene encoding myb-like protein V isoform X2, producing MENSNNLFLSKRRLLNGTKKTAARTPSKRKSKLEREREESEEIIKSMGGAVEEGGRRTRSSARGSVTTTPVTPAPKKPRVARGRAKPKKIDVDDEANDVEEDAEEQPAEDKQESKENAESMEVDGTTDDAETNDTVSQNDDGKDKQSEVEQAKEKNSESGNSLTDESAKSTVQNDVAPKEDAIEKPKVETPPSPAKDSPVTRPIEEAAIPDAAKEAAEVNEKANDNSHTNNESVDAVVKDNKTEEKIDDAPSNAEPTIKPTESAQEIATAL from the exons atggaaaattcaaataatttatttttgtcgaaaagaAGGCTGCTGAATGGCACA AAAAAAACGGCGGCTCGAACTCCGTCGAAAaggaaatcaaaattagaaaGAGAACGTGAGGAAAGCgaagaaataattaaatcaatgGGCGGAGCTGTCGAAGAAGGTGGTCGTCGCACTAGGTCAAGCGCCAGAGGATCCGTAACAACTACACCAGTAACACCAGCTCCGAAAAAGCCGAGAGTTGCACGAGGCAGAGCAAAACCGAAGAAAATTGATGTCGATGACGAAGCGAACGATGTCGAAGAG GATGCCGAAGAACAGCCGGCTGAGGACAAACAGGAAAGCAAAGAAAATGCCGAAAGTATGGAAGTTGATGGAACGACCGATGATGCGGAAACCAATGACACTGTATCGCAAAACGACGACGGTAAAGACAAACAGTCAGAGGTCGAGCAAGCGAAAGAGAAAAACAGTGAATCCGGCAATTCGTTAACTGATGAAAGTGCTAAGTCTACAGTTCAAAATGACGTAGCGCCGAAAGAGGATGCCATAGAAAAGCCAAAAGTAGAAACACCTCCCTCGCCAGCGAAAGACTCTCCAGTCACGCGACCGATCGAAGAAGCTGCCATTCCTGATGCGGCCAAAGAAGCTGCCGAAGTCAATGAGAAGGCGAATGACAATTCACATACGAATAATGAGTCTGTTGATGCGGTCGTTAAGGACAATAAGACGGAGGAGAAAATCGATGATGCACCATCCA ATGCAGAACCAACTATAAAGCCAACCGAATCAGCTCAGGAGATAGCGACCGCATTGTAA
- the LOC119077913 gene encoding bacchus-like isoform X1: MSDNHAESPQQQDAENDIAGKKTAARTPSKRKSKLEREREESEEIIKSMGGAVEEGGRRTRSSARGSVTTTPVTPAPKKPRVARGRAKPKKIDVDDEANDVEEDAEEQPAEDKQESKENAESMEVDGTTDDAETNDTVSQNDDGKDKQSEVEQAKEKNSESGNSLTDESAKSTVQNDVAPKEDAIEKPKVETPPSPAKDSPVTRPIEEAAIPDAAKEAAEVNEKANDNSHTNNESVDAVVKDNKTEEKIDDAPSNAEPTIKPTESAQEIATAL, encoded by the exons ATGTCTGATAATCACGCAGAAAGTCCTCAACAACAAGATGCCGAAAATGATATCGCTGGC AAAAAAACGGCGGCTCGAACTCCGTCGAAAaggaaatcaaaattagaaaGAGAACGTGAGGAAAGCgaagaaataattaaatcaatgGGCGGAGCTGTCGAAGAAGGTGGTCGTCGCACTAGGTCAAGCGCCAGAGGATCCGTAACAACTACACCAGTAACACCAGCTCCGAAAAAGCCGAGAGTTGCACGAGGCAGAGCAAAACCGAAGAAAATTGATGTCGATGACGAAGCGAACGATGTCGAAGAG GATGCCGAAGAACAGCCGGCTGAGGACAAACAGGAAAGCAAAGAAAATGCCGAAAGTATGGAAGTTGATGGAACGACCGATGATGCGGAAACCAATGACACTGTATCGCAAAACGACGACGGTAAAGACAAACAGTCAGAGGTCGAGCAAGCGAAAGAGAAAAACAGTGAATCCGGCAATTCGTTAACTGATGAAAGTGCTAAGTCTACAGTTCAAAATGACGTAGCGCCGAAAGAGGATGCCATAGAAAAGCCAAAAGTAGAAACACCTCCCTCGCCAGCGAAAGACTCTCCAGTCACGCGACCGATCGAAGAAGCTGCCATTCCTGATGCGGCCAAAGAAGCTGCCGAAGTCAATGAGAAGGCGAATGACAATTCACATACGAATAATGAGTCTGTTGATGCGGTCGTTAAGGACAATAAGACGGAGGAGAAAATCGATGATGCACCATCCA ATGCAGAACCAACTATAAAGCCAACCGAATCAGCTCAGGAGATAGCGACCGCATTGTAA
- the LOC119077913 gene encoding bacchus-like isoform X3, whose protein sequence is MSDNHAESPQQQDAENDIAGKKTAARTPSKRKSKLEREREESEEIIKSMGGAVEEGGRRTRSSARGSVTTTPVTPAPKKPRVARGRAKPKKIDVDDEANDVDAEEQPAEDKQESKENAESMEVDGTTDDAETNDTVSQNDDGKDKQSEVEQAKEKNSESGNSLTDESAKSTVQNDVAPKEDAIEKPKVETPPSPAKDSPVTRPIEEAAIPDAAKEAAEVNEKANDNSHTNNESVDAVVKDNKTEEKIDDAPSNAEPTIKPTESAQEIATAL, encoded by the exons ATGTCTGATAATCACGCAGAAAGTCCTCAACAACAAGATGCCGAAAATGATATCGCTGGC AAAAAAACGGCGGCTCGAACTCCGTCGAAAaggaaatcaaaattagaaaGAGAACGTGAGGAAAGCgaagaaataattaaatcaatgGGCGGAGCTGTCGAAGAAGGTGGTCGTCGCACTAGGTCAAGCGCCAGAGGATCCGTAACAACTACACCAGTAACACCAGCTCCGAAAAAGCCGAGAGTTGCACGAGGCAGAGCAAAACCGAAGAAAATTGATGTCGATGACGAAGCGAACGATGTC GATGCCGAAGAACAGCCGGCTGAGGACAAACAGGAAAGCAAAGAAAATGCCGAAAGTATGGAAGTTGATGGAACGACCGATGATGCGGAAACCAATGACACTGTATCGCAAAACGACGACGGTAAAGACAAACAGTCAGAGGTCGAGCAAGCGAAAGAGAAAAACAGTGAATCCGGCAATTCGTTAACTGATGAAAGTGCTAAGTCTACAGTTCAAAATGACGTAGCGCCGAAAGAGGATGCCATAGAAAAGCCAAAAGTAGAAACACCTCCCTCGCCAGCGAAAGACTCTCCAGTCACGCGACCGATCGAAGAAGCTGCCATTCCTGATGCGGCCAAAGAAGCTGCCGAAGTCAATGAGAAGGCGAATGACAATTCACATACGAATAATGAGTCTGTTGATGCGGTCGTTAAGGACAATAAGACGGAGGAGAAAATCGATGATGCACCATCCA ATGCAGAACCAACTATAAAGCCAACCGAATCAGCTCAGGAGATAGCGACCGCATTGTAA
- the LOC119077913 gene encoding myb-like protein V isoform X4, translated as MGGAVEEGGRRTRSSARGSVTTTPVTPAPKKPRVARGRAKPKKIDVDDEANDVEEDAEEQPAEDKQESKENAESMEVDGTTDDAETNDTVSQNDDGKDKQSEVEQAKEKNSESGNSLTDESAKSTVQNDVAPKEDAIEKPKVETPPSPAKDSPVTRPIEEAAIPDAAKEAAEVNEKANDNSHTNNESVDAVVKDNKTEEKIDDAPSNAEPTIKPTESAQEIATAL; from the exons atgGGCGGAGCTGTCGAAGAAGGTGGTCGTCGCACTAGGTCAAGCGCCAGAGGATCCGTAACAACTACACCAGTAACACCAGCTCCGAAAAAGCCGAGAGTTGCACGAGGCAGAGCAAAACCGAAGAAAATTGATGTCGATGACGAAGCGAACGATGTCGAAGAG GATGCCGAAGAACAGCCGGCTGAGGACAAACAGGAAAGCAAAGAAAATGCCGAAAGTATGGAAGTTGATGGAACGACCGATGATGCGGAAACCAATGACACTGTATCGCAAAACGACGACGGTAAAGACAAACAGTCAGAGGTCGAGCAAGCGAAAGAGAAAAACAGTGAATCCGGCAATTCGTTAACTGATGAAAGTGCTAAGTCTACAGTTCAAAATGACGTAGCGCCGAAAGAGGATGCCATAGAAAAGCCAAAAGTAGAAACACCTCCCTCGCCAGCGAAAGACTCTCCAGTCACGCGACCGATCGAAGAAGCTGCCATTCCTGATGCGGCCAAAGAAGCTGCCGAAGTCAATGAGAAGGCGAATGACAATTCACATACGAATAATGAGTCTGTTGATGCGGTCGTTAAGGACAATAAGACGGAGGAGAAAATCGATGATGCACCATCCA ATGCAGAACCAACTATAAAGCCAACCGAATCAGCTCAGGAGATAGCGACCGCATTGTAA
- the LOC119077921 gene encoding nucleolar protein 16, whose protein sequence is MKIKKVKRGKSFRYNVNRKRVNNQRRGTGTIKDPAIRKAWDERKTLTKNLVAMGISRDPNEILAVPSTKQKRLRMIKLANGFVEEELDEEVARPKTKLVEQLEQEANEYRESQFRLPKGVVKYASYLLDKYGLNYKAMVKDEKNYDQETWKQLRAKIRKFMSIPEQFNVYLKQKNLDPENLPWSEYDSDCEQ, encoded by the exons atgaaaatcaagaaaGTTAAACGTGGAAAATCGTTCCGCTACAATGTCAACAGGAAACGTGTAAACAATCAAAGACGCGGCACCGGAACAATAAAAGA TCCAGCCATTCGCAAGGCCTGGGATGAACGCAAAACACTGACGAAGAATTTGGTTGCAATGGGCATCAGTCGAGAtccgaatgaaattttagcCGTACCGTCAACGAAACAGAAACGTCTCCGAATGATCAAATTGGCCAATGGTTTTGTCGAAGAAGAACTGGATGAAGAGGTGGCTCGGCCGAAAACTAAATTGGTGGAACAATTGGAGCAGGAAGCGAATGAATATCGCGAAAGTCAGTTCAG GCTTCCCAAAGGAGTTGTAAAATATGCGAGCTACTTGCTGGACAAATACGGACTGAATTACAAAGCAATGGTCAAGGACGAGAAAAATTACGATCAAGAAACGTGGAAACAATTGCGagcgaaaattcgaaaatttatgagCATCCCAGAACAGTTCAACGTTTACTTGAAACAGAAGAATTTGGATCCCGAAAATTTACCTTGGTCAGAATATGATTCAGATTgtgaacaataa